AGATCACAGCAGCTTACTTCTGTTTTTAAAATTAGGTCTACTGTTGTTGGTGCTATACATAAGTTTTTTAGAGGTCTCGGTTTTTATGAGTTTGATGCACCTGTTTTGCAACCAAACCAGTGCGAGGGTGGTTCAACTCTTTTTGAGGTTAAGTATTATGAAAACAAAACATATCTGTCTCAATCTTGGCAGCTTTATGCAGAGGCAGCGATATTCTCTTTAGAAAAAATCTATAACATGGGGCCGACATTTCGTGCTGAGAAATCAAAAACCTCTAGGCATCTCTCTGAGTTTTGGATGGCTGAGATGGAAGCAGCATGGATGGATTTACATGATGTTACAGAAATAGCTAAAGACGAGGTAAAATTCATATTGAAAGAGGTTTTAAAGTGTAATCAACGTGAGCTCAACGTTTTGGGTCAGGATATAAAGAAACTGCAGCGTGTATCTGAGTCAGAGTTTCCAACAATCACATATACAGATGCAATAAAAATATTGAATGAAAAAGATAACATGGGTATAGAATGGGGTAAGGATCTACGTACCATCGAAGAGGATAAACTCATGGAGCATTTTACAACACCTGTGGTGGTAACAAATTACCCGGTTGAGATAATGGCTTTTTATAAACCACGTGACCCCAGTGATCCAAAAACAGCGCTCTGTTTTGACATGATAGCACCTGAGGGTTATGGTGAGATAGTTGGTGGTTCTCAGCGTAGCCTCGATATCGAGGATATGAAAAAGAGGTTGGAAGCGGCGGGTGAAAAGGTTGAGAACTATGAATGGTATTTTGATCTCCGTAGATATGGTTCAGTGCCACATGCTGGTTACGGTTTAGGTGTTGAGAGGCTAGTTGCGTGGATATGCAAATTAGAAAACATCAAGGATGCTATTCCGTTCCCAAGGACGATATTGCGTTTTAGACCATGAGGAGGTTTTTTGTTTATGAAAATTAGAGCCCATGTTGTTATATCTGGTAGAGTACAGGGTGTGTTTTTCAGGGCTAATACTAAGCAAAAAGCTGATCAACTTGGTTTAGCAGGCTGG
The nucleotide sequence above comes from Candidatus Thermoplasmatota archaeon. Encoded proteins:
- the asnS gene encoding asparagine--tRNA ligase, whose product is MLESKFTKIEEVIDGKKTGKKISVRGWIYRTRSSGNIVFTVIRDSTGILQATIKKGNLPDSEFADAEKALIESSVQVEGVVKEDKRAPGGYELQVTGFHVVHFAEPFPIVKDKSPEFLLDKRHLWIRSQQLTSVFKIRSTVVGAIHKFFRGLGFYEFDAPVLQPNQCEGGSTLFEVKYYENKTYLSQSWQLYAEAAIFSLEKIYNMGPTFRAEKSKTSRHLSEFWMAEMEAAWMDLHDVTEIAKDEVKFILKEVLKCNQRELNVLGQDIKKLQRVSESEFPTITYTDAIKILNEKDNMGIEWGKDLRTIEEDKLMEHFTTPVVVTNYPVEIMAFYKPRDPSDPKTALCFDMIAPEGYGEIVGGSQRSLDIEDMKKRLEAAGEKVENYEWYFDLRRYGSVPHAGYGLGVERLVAWICKLENIKDAIPFPRTILRFRP